In a single window of the Gracilimonas sp. genome:
- a CDS encoding 3-methyladenine DNA glycosylase, giving the protein MLLEREQTETENLVAEHEWLHEKQNHEERVDALLNDYLEARSRQEKNPVMDFMFEYYAFRPSGLRRWSPGMGLALSFSDFDQLPEISELTIQEDIAFVDPALFPEKRISSLKWMLKMLENTQSSRPSFGCFGMHEWAMVYKTDNPRHQQVPMRMERDELAEFVESRPLLCTHFDAFRFFTKPARPMNRFELSREKFHEMEQPGCIHSNMDLYKWAFKMYPWIPSSLILDAFELAVEARYIDMQASPYDLRAQGLEPIKIETEAGRKEYKQKQEMIFQKGLPIREQIIENMRGILERVES; this is encoded by the coding sequence ATGTTATTAGAAAGAGAACAAACTGAGACAGAAAATCTTGTGGCTGAGCACGAATGGCTTCATGAAAAACAGAATCATGAGGAGCGTGTAGATGCCTTGCTGAATGACTACCTGGAAGCACGATCACGCCAGGAGAAGAATCCAGTCATGGATTTCATGTTTGAGTATTATGCATTCCGCCCATCTGGTTTAAGAAGATGGTCTCCGGGAATGGGCCTGGCATTGTCCTTTTCTGATTTTGATCAACTTCCCGAAATAAGTGAACTCACCATTCAGGAGGATATCGCATTTGTTGATCCTGCTTTGTTTCCTGAGAAGCGGATATCTTCGTTAAAATGGATGCTGAAGATGCTGGAGAATACACAATCCAGCCGGCCCTCTTTTGGGTGTTTTGGAATGCACGAATGGGCCATGGTTTATAAAACGGATAACCCACGCCATCAGCAGGTTCCTATGCGAATGGAACGGGATGAACTAGCAGAATTTGTGGAATCAAGACCGCTTTTGTGTACTCATTTTGATGCTTTCCGTTTTTTTACCAAACCTGCCAGGCCCATGAATCGGTTTGAATTATCCCGGGAAAAATTTCACGAAATGGAGCAACCCGGCTGTATCCATTCCAATATGGATTTATACAAATGGGCGTTTAAAATGTATCCGTGGATTCCCAGCTCTTTAATTCTGGATGCTTTTGAATTGGCCGTCGAAGCACGCTACATTGATATGCAGGCCAGTCCCTATGATCTAAGAGCGCAGGGATTGGAACCCATCAAAATTGAGACCGAAGCAGGACGGAAAGAATACAAGCAGAAGCAGGAAATGATTTTCCAAAAAGGCCTGCCTATTCGCGAGCAAATTATTGAAAATATGAGGGGTATTTTAGAGAGAGTTGAGAGTTGA
- a CDS encoding endonuclease, with protein sequence MISKKFNLLFITLFFCGFHSLLKAQTEDILPDEYGSELISSIKEDYYPTTIKSYNTARDSMFISLDVTSSGKIYCVYTGLEVTADGSRTPGSSGSEFNTEHVWPQGFFDSASPMVSDIHHLFPTWQTVNSIRGSLKFAEISDAETDTWLYNGTQSSSIPVSNINLYSEATTTAFEPREDFKGNIARAIFYFWTLYQDNSDVVSEGTNDAFFSDMKETLYEWHAQDPVNADEVARSLRIESIQGNKNPFIHDTTLIRRAYFDTLASPVSDPEAEFSFREISFQLDADNGTKDYSNKLYFHDNGTEDQDGYDGSKLASITPGNPYMYFVQNFGAGEVQLVQDARHLFPDTVQVYSLEVEHADFFGELTISWTDFKNISNLWKLDFIDEDEDSIIAMAEDSTYTFTTSRNFKIKIEPIASQVEISGEAGWRVLSFPVTNASVTEIADDMAVQGIAGGNNATADPNIYINPASDGSAGNGYLSPDDIYSSWGDGLGFLAYFFDNNLNGSTELPLKLDASGQEPASDVNIDISEKFTLIGNPFLSNITLDDIQGNGSGGINGGLKSPLYFYDSNGLNTVNFGTGAVVSTWSGFFIERDDNETTRLTIPMSAQTSDEAEVYYFSKQKNDAYRLIELHLEAPTGQKDISNKLFFSPHSSEQLDAYDGSKMYPFDGTPYLGFLHTNDNSKTELLVQDARAENPIENQKYELAIFDAGISGTYILSWPDFHNIPESWSFIITDYETGETIHMEEGDSYSFQIEARQKKQHVSELKKPVFKSVNTELMPRLGIRLTHSEMVNNEDDGKADRFSLEQNYPNPFNPVTTIKYTLKQAADVSLTIYNVMGQQVEKLVDGRKLAGAYLVSWNAGELASGVYYYRLKAGNQVSIRKMSLIK encoded by the coding sequence TTGATCAGCAAAAAATTTAATCTCCTATTTATCACCCTGTTTTTTTGTGGATTTCATTCACTTCTTAAAGCACAAACTGAAGATATACTTCCAGATGAGTATGGTTCAGAACTTATTTCATCAATAAAAGAGGATTACTATCCCACCACCATCAAAAGCTACAACACTGCCAGAGATTCTATGTTTATCTCGCTGGATGTGACTTCAAGTGGGAAAATCTATTGTGTATATACCGGGCTTGAGGTAACGGCAGATGGCTCCAGAACTCCCGGTTCATCCGGTTCGGAATTCAACACCGAGCATGTATGGCCTCAGGGCTTTTTTGATTCGGCCTCACCGATGGTCAGTGATATTCATCATCTTTTCCCAACTTGGCAGACCGTTAATTCAATTCGGGGCAGCCTTAAGTTTGCGGAGATTTCGGATGCGGAAACGGATACCTGGCTCTATAATGGGACACAATCGTCCAGTATTCCCGTTTCCAATATTAATTTATACAGTGAAGCTACAACTACAGCGTTTGAGCCAAGGGAAGATTTTAAAGGAAATATTGCCCGTGCCATTTTCTATTTTTGGACTCTTTACCAAGATAATTCTGATGTAGTTTCTGAAGGCACCAATGATGCATTTTTCTCGGATATGAAAGAGACGCTTTACGAATGGCATGCCCAGGATCCTGTTAATGCAGATGAAGTAGCCCGAAGTTTGAGAATCGAAAGTATCCAGGGAAACAAAAATCCCTTTATTCATGATACCACACTCATCCGCAGGGCCTATTTTGACACGCTTGCATCTCCGGTATCTGATCCGGAAGCTGAGTTCAGCTTTAGAGAAATCTCTTTTCAACTGGATGCTGATAACGGCACAAAGGATTATAGCAACAAGTTGTATTTCCATGACAATGGAACTGAAGATCAGGATGGATACGATGGCTCAAAACTGGCTTCAATCACTCCTGGAAATCCCTATATGTATTTTGTGCAAAATTTTGGGGCTGGAGAAGTACAATTAGTTCAGGATGCCCGCCATTTATTCCCTGATACTGTTCAGGTTTATAGTCTTGAAGTGGAACATGCCGATTTTTTTGGGGAACTGACGATTAGCTGGACTGATTTTAAAAACATTTCAAATTTGTGGAAGCTGGATTTCATTGATGAGGATGAAGATTCAATCATAGCCATGGCAGAGGATTCGACCTATACGTTTACAACCAGCCGAAATTTTAAGATCAAAATTGAACCCATTGCCTCACAAGTAGAAATTTCGGGTGAAGCAGGATGGAGAGTGCTCTCTTTTCCGGTAACAAATGCTTCTGTAACAGAAATCGCAGACGATATGGCGGTTCAGGGTATCGCGGGTGGAAACAATGCAACAGCAGATCCAAACATATACATTAATCCGGCATCAGATGGTTCGGCAGGAAACGGGTATCTGTCACCGGATGATATTTATTCATCCTGGGGAGATGGTTTGGGGTTTCTGGCCTACTTTTTTGATAATAATCTGAATGGCAGCACCGAACTTCCTTTAAAACTGGATGCCTCAGGCCAGGAACCTGCATCAGATGTTAATATTGATATCTCAGAAAAATTTACGCTCATTGGGAATCCTTTTTTGAGCAACATAACCCTTGATGATATTCAGGGAAATGGCAGCGGTGGGATTAACGGGGGATTGAAGAGTCCGCTTTATTTTTATGATTCAAATGGATTGAACACAGTTAATTTTGGAACCGGGGCCGTAGTTAGTACCTGGTCTGGTTTTTTTATTGAAAGAGATGACAATGAAACAACCAGATTGACTATTCCGATGTCTGCACAAACTTCTGATGAAGCAGAAGTATACTATTTTTCAAAACAGAAAAATGATGCTTACAGGCTCATTGAATTGCATCTGGAAGCACCAACGGGTCAGAAAGACATATCAAATAAACTTTTCTTTAGCCCGCATTCCTCAGAACAACTCGATGCTTATGATGGAAGTAAAATGTATCCCTTCGATGGAACTCCATATCTGGGCTTCTTGCATACAAATGATAATTCAAAAACTGAATTGCTGGTACAGGATGCAAGGGCCGAGAATCCCATTGAGAATCAAAAGTATGAACTTGCTATCTTTGATGCAGGTATAAGCGGAACGTATATACTCAGCTGGCCTGATTTCCATAATATTCCCGAAAGCTGGTCTTTCATAATTACGGATTACGAAACCGGCGAAACCATACATATGGAAGAAGGAGATTCCTATTCATTTCAAATTGAAGCTCGTCAGAAAAAACAGCATGTAAGTGAACTCAAAAAACCGGTGTTTAAATCAGTTAATACAGAATTAATGCCGCGGCTTGGTATCCGTTTAACCCATTCCGAGATGGTGAATAATGAAGATGACGGGAAAGCTGACCGATTCAGTTTGGAGCAAAATTATCCAAATCCATTTAATCCAGTCACAACTATAAAATACACATTAAAACAAGCAGCCGATGTTTCGCTGACTATATATAACGTTATGGGGCAGCAAGTTGAAAAGTTAGTGGATGGAAGGAAGTTAGCAGGCGCCTATCTGGTATCATGGAATGCCGGTGAATTAGCAAGCGGAGTGTATTATTATAGGCTTAAAGCTGGTAATCAGGTTTCTATCAGAAAGATGAGTCTTATAAAATGA
- a CDS encoding GntG family PLP-dependent aldolase, whose translation MKKQNESMIDLRSDTVTRPTSEMLKAMISAEVGDDVFESDPTVNKFQDKMAAMFGMEAGLFVPSGTMSNQLSIKVLTEPGDEILIDEKGHIFNYETSATPALSGVQVKTLQGSKGKLNRGVLENNVRGNFDWEPKTKVVCIENTTNKGGGVCYSKEELSEIKEFADDHNLMVHLDGARIWNAMTATGIESEYFGKIADTISICFSKGLGAPVGSMLLSSKENIAKARRYRKMWGGGMRQVGLLAAAAEYAVDYHWDLLKEDHRRAREVAEVISECSKLSVDMDSLQTNILIFDVLEADAASALKKLENEGIVMIPFGPKTIRATFYFEIGDEEVRKVNQALKKLFS comes from the coding sequence ATGAAAAAGCAAAATGAAAGTATGATTGATTTACGAAGCGATACTGTAACCCGTCCAACTTCTGAAATGCTAAAGGCCATGATATCGGCTGAAGTAGGGGATGATGTATTTGAGTCTGACCCGACCGTGAATAAATTTCAGGATAAAATGGCGGCAATGTTTGGGATGGAAGCCGGGCTGTTTGTGCCAAGCGGAACCATGAGTAACCAGTTGAGCATTAAGGTATTAACCGAACCCGGAGATGAAATCCTGATTGATGAAAAGGGACACATTTTCAATTATGAGACGTCGGCAACACCGGCACTTTCCGGTGTTCAGGTAAAGACTTTACAGGGAAGCAAAGGGAAATTAAATCGCGGTGTTTTGGAAAATAATGTCCGTGGAAATTTTGATTGGGAGCCCAAAACCAAAGTAGTATGCATCGAAAATACGACGAATAAAGGCGGAGGTGTGTGCTATTCAAAAGAAGAATTGAGCGAGATCAAAGAGTTTGCTGATGATCATAACCTGATGGTTCACCTGGACGGAGCTCGTATCTGGAATGCTATGACAGCCACCGGTATAGAATCTGAGTATTTCGGAAAGATCGCTGATACTATTTCAATTTGTTTCTCCAAAGGGCTGGGAGCTCCGGTCGGCTCTATGTTGCTTTCTTCAAAAGAGAATATTGCCAAAGCGCGCCGGTACCGCAAAATGTGGGGCGGGGGGATGCGACAGGTTGGCCTGCTTGCGGCGGCGGCCGAATATGCGGTAGATTATCATTGGGATTTGTTAAAAGAAGATCACCGCAGAGCCCGGGAAGTAGCTGAAGTAATTTCCGAATGCAGTAAGCTTTCAGTAGATATGGATAGCCTACAAACCAATATCCTGATTTTTGATGTGTTGGAGGCAGATGCTGCTTCTGCTTTAAAGAAATTGGAAAATGAAGGCATTGTGATGATTCCGTTTGGTCCCAAAACTATTCGTGCTACATTCTATTTTGAAATTGGCGATGAAGAAGTCAGAAAAGTGAATCAGGCTCTAAAGAAATTATTCAGTTAG
- a CDS encoding lycopene cyclase family protein — MKIEAKYDVIIAGGGLSGLSLAWYLAKGGYKGEVLVADSTFAPTNDKTWCFWTNKEPPFRDIVYKRWKKTWVSVLDYSTFRYLNEYSYYCIRSGDFREYVLRELKKYKNFDLLEDNILDFSSSNTKAVMLTKGGDSYIANHIFQSVMKPKNLDRSQIKYPLIQHFLGWEIKAIEPAFDPETFTIMDFDSEFSPGVGFMYVLPFTPEKALLEFTVFSGEPMEKKKYKKKIRHYLLHELGLDKDHYEIERKEYGEIPMEDRPHIPFYDKNIFNLGAVGGQTKPSTGYTFTRIQDYTQKLAQNLIQGFDPLPPQQSKFKYRYYDLLLLHILTNSTEDSLRVFRSLFKKNNFDELFRFLGEETSFKQDLKIMSSVPYIPFFKAIWKNL; from the coding sequence TTGAAGATTGAGGCCAAATACGATGTAATTATAGCAGGTGGTGGATTGTCGGGACTAAGCCTGGCCTGGTACTTAGCCAAAGGTGGTTACAAGGGTGAGGTACTTGTAGCAGATTCAACCTTTGCCCCAACCAACGACAAAACCTGGTGTTTCTGGACCAATAAAGAGCCTCCTTTTCGGGACATCGTTTATAAAAGATGGAAAAAGACCTGGGTTTCAGTTCTGGACTACAGCACATTCCGCTATTTGAATGAGTACAGCTATTACTGTATTCGAAGCGGAGATTTCAGGGAATATGTGCTTCGTGAACTGAAGAAGTATAAAAACTTTGACCTGTTGGAAGACAACATCCTCGACTTTTCATCCAGCAATACCAAGGCTGTGATGCTCACCAAAGGGGGCGACAGCTATATTGCCAATCACATTTTCCAAAGTGTGATGAAGCCAAAAAACCTGGACAGGTCTCAAATTAAATATCCTCTCATTCAACATTTTTTGGGATGGGAGATAAAAGCTATTGAACCTGCTTTTGATCCAGAGACATTCACCATCATGGATTTTGACAGCGAGTTCTCGCCGGGAGTTGGGTTTATGTATGTGCTTCCCTTCACCCCGGAAAAAGCACTGCTGGAATTCACCGTATTTTCAGGGGAGCCTATGGAGAAGAAAAAATATAAAAAGAAAATCAGGCATTACCTGTTGCATGAACTTGGGCTTGACAAGGATCACTATGAAATTGAACGAAAGGAATATGGGGAGATCCCAATGGAGGACCGGCCTCACATTCCTTTTTATGATAAAAACATATTCAACTTAGGAGCTGTGGGTGGGCAGACCAAGCCCAGTACCGGTTACACCTTCACGCGTATACAAGACTACACCCAGAAGCTTGCCCAGAATCTCATTCAGGGATTTGATCCACTTCCGCCTCAGCAATCGAAATTTAAGTACCGGTATTATGACCTGCTTTTGCTGCATATCTTAACCAATTCGACGGAAGACAGCCTCCGGGTATTCCGGTCACTCTTCAAAAAAAATAACTTTGACGAGCTTTTCAGGTTTCTTGGGGAAGAGACCAGTTTTAAACAAGACTTAAAGATCATGTCATCTGTGCCCTACATCCCTTTCTTCAAGGCGATATGGAAGAACTTATGA
- a CDS encoding nuclear transport factor 2 family protein yields the protein MKRSVLLSSVFVFVFLLVGMNATEYIPKEEEAVKKVIMNGYVHGAFNELNPEAMAEAFHKDFAIFSVNGEEIGRYPISNWIESTKNRKESPDFDPEKNVWESKFTSISVTGNAASVELELHHEGKHVFTDYLSLLKFESGWKVVAKVYYRHQ from the coding sequence ATGAAGCGATCTGTACTATTAAGTTCTGTTTTTGTATTTGTCTTTCTACTCGTGGGAATGAATGCCACCGAGTACATTCCAAAGGAAGAAGAAGCCGTTAAAAAAGTAATTATGAATGGCTACGTTCATGGAGCTTTTAATGAATTGAATCCGGAAGCGATGGCTGAAGCCTTTCATAAAGACTTTGCGATCTTTTCTGTGAATGGAGAAGAAATTGGCAGGTATCCCATCTCAAACTGGATTGAAAGCACTAAGAACCGAAAAGAAAGTCCCGATTTTGATCCTGAAAAGAATGTCTGGGAATCCAAGTTTACTAGCATAAGTGTTACCGGAAATGCAGCTTCTGTTGAACTAGAACTACACCATGAGGGTAAGCATGTGTTTACTGATTATCTTTCGTTGTTGAAGTTCGAAAGCGGCTGGAAAGTAGTTGCAAAAGTATATTACCGGCATCAGTAA
- a CDS encoding RsmE family RNA methyltransferase yields the protein MDNIFFTHPEHIIGNHLELVDQEAAHASKVLRFNVGDELYASDGKGSLYKTKVSSISKKSVFADILETDQEPEPKTKKVMVFGAIKKRDRLEFAVEKAVELGAWEICVFNADHSERSKINEDRLQSIVISAFKQSKRRWLPEVKYLSSLDDVFKQYQGYHSVMAHVEAEVQRPEPLKHEKNLLLVGPEGGFSDREIELAKDKGAHMISLGKNRLRAETAALTMLSQYLFTE from the coding sequence ATGGATAATATCTTTTTTACACATCCTGAACATATTATCGGAAATCATCTGGAACTGGTTGATCAGGAAGCGGCTCATGCATCCAAAGTATTGCGTTTTAATGTAGGTGACGAATTGTACGCCTCTGATGGGAAGGGAAGTTTATATAAAACGAAGGTCTCATCTATATCAAAAAAATCGGTATTTGCTGATATCCTGGAAACCGATCAAGAGCCGGAACCGAAGACAAAAAAAGTGATGGTGTTTGGAGCTATAAAAAAACGAGATCGGCTGGAATTTGCTGTTGAGAAAGCTGTAGAGTTGGGAGCCTGGGAAATTTGTGTGTTTAATGCTGATCATTCAGAGCGTTCAAAAATAAATGAAGATCGCCTGCAATCGATTGTTATAAGTGCATTTAAACAGAGTAAAAGAAGATGGCTGCCCGAAGTAAAGTATTTAAGCTCACTGGATGATGTATTCAAGCAGTATCAAGGGTATCATTCGGTGATGGCCCATGTTGAGGCGGAAGTCCAAAGGCCTGAACCTCTGAAGCACGAAAAGAATTTATTGCTGGTAGGACCAGAAGGAGGTTTCTCGGATAGGGAAATAGAGCTGGCGAAAGATAAAGGAGCACATATGATTTCCCTTGGAAAGAACAGACTGAGAGCTGAGACCGCTGCGCTAACAATGCTTTCTCAATACCTGTTTACAGAATAG
- a CDS encoding 2'-deoxycytidine 5'-triphosphate deaminase codes for MPETLKEVQLRTKGILPVQKLKLLHALGIITSDPSHPIQDDQFQPNSIDLRLGEVAYRVRCSFLPENDTVEEKVEKLKMYEVPITGGAVLEQNCVYIIPLLEELKLPESNNTIQKGLFNGNQEESEVKLGTVENLSAKANPKSSTGRLDVFTRVITDYSHRFEEITPGYRGKMYLEVVPKSFSIKVKTGQRLNQLRVRHGFEVLPDQDLLRIHAADPLLFNEKRKPVSMEKIKVKQGLFMSVDLKGKKGDIIGYKAKKHNNYIDLENIDHYAVEEFWEPIYAQQNDQLILEPEAFYIFASKERIRVPAHLACEMMAYDTGSGELRTHYAGFFDSGFGGSVEDQGARAVLEVRSHDVPFMIEDGQTMFSMQFEPNAEKPDFVYGEEIDSNYQGQDLKLGKHFKQP; via the coding sequence ATGCCCGAGACTCTGAAAGAAGTTCAGCTTCGCACAAAAGGAATTTTACCGGTTCAAAAACTCAAGTTGCTTCATGCTCTTGGTATTATAACCTCTGATCCAAGCCATCCGATTCAGGACGATCAGTTTCAGCCCAATTCTATTGATTTACGTCTTGGAGAAGTTGCATATCGTGTTCGTTGTAGTTTCCTGCCAGAAAATGATACGGTAGAAGAGAAAGTGGAAAAGCTGAAAATGTATGAAGTGCCGATTACAGGCGGGGCCGTGCTGGAGCAAAATTGTGTATACATCATTCCCCTGCTGGAAGAGCTCAAGCTTCCGGAATCAAATAATACGATTCAAAAGGGACTTTTTAATGGGAACCAGGAAGAGAGTGAGGTGAAATTAGGAACTGTTGAAAATCTTTCCGCTAAGGCAAATCCGAAAAGTTCTACGGGTCGACTGGATGTATTCACCAGAGTCATTACTGATTATTCCCATCGTTTTGAAGAAATCACTCCCGGGTACCGCGGTAAAATGTACCTTGAGGTTGTTCCTAAATCATTCTCCATAAAAGTGAAAACCGGACAGCGGTTAAATCAGCTCCGTGTTCGCCATGGTTTTGAGGTACTCCCGGATCAGGACCTGCTCAGGATACATGCTGCTGATCCGCTTCTTTTTAATGAGAAAAGAAAGCCTGTTTCTATGGAGAAGATCAAGGTAAAACAGGGACTCTTCATGAGTGTGGACCTGAAAGGAAAGAAGGGTGACATTATTGGCTATAAAGCCAAGAAGCATAATAATTATATCGATTTGGAGAATATAGATCATTATGCCGTTGAAGAATTTTGGGAACCAATCTATGCTCAGCAAAACGATCAGCTTATTCTGGAGCCGGAGGCTTTCTATATTTTTGCATCCAAAGAACGAATCAGGGTTCCTGCCCACCTTGCTTGTGAAATGATGGCTTACGACACCGGGTCAGGTGAACTTCGTACGCATTACGCGGGCTTCTTCGATAGTGGTTTTGGGGGATCGGTGGAAGATCAGGGGGCCCGGGCCGTACTTGAAGTACGTTCGCACGATGTTCCCTTTATGATCGAAGATGGACAGACGATGTTTAGCATGCAGTTTGAGCCGAATGCCGAAAAACCTGACTTTGTATACGGTGAAGAAATTGATAGCAATTACCAGGGACAGGACTTAAAGCTCGGAAAGCATTTCAAGCAACCATGA